From bacterium:
GCAAGAGCGCACGCGACGACGGCGAGCAAGCCGCGGGCGATTTCCGCCGCGCTCATCCGGACGCCTCGATGTACACGTCGTGCACCGCGCGCGCCATCGCGGCGGCGGTGTAGTGCTCCTCGAACCTCGTCTTGAGCGCGCTGACGACGGGCTCGCGCCGCGCCGCGTCGAGCATCGCGAAAACGCGTTCGGTGAGCGCGGCTGTTTCCGGCGCGGCCAGGCACGACTCCGCGCCGTCAAGGATCGCGGGGATTCCTCCCACGCGCGAGCACACCGGCGCGACGCGATCGCGCATCGCCGCGAGCAGCGCTTGCGGCACGCCTTCGGAATCCGACGGCATGAGCAGGATGTCGAAGGCGCCGAGCACCGCGTCGATGTCCTTGCGAAATCCGAGGAACGTAACCGCGCGGTCGATGTTCATCTCCCGCGCGCGCTCGCGGCATGCGGCGAGCAGCGGGCCTTCGCCGGCCATCGCGAAACGCACGTCGCCGCGCTCGGCGAGGATGTTCGCGGCGATCTCGAGAAAACGCATCGGCGCCTTCACGGGATCGAAACGGCCGACGTATCCGATCACGTTCGTCACCCCCGGCGCGGTCAACTGCGCGCGAATGGTCTCGATATCGGCGGCGGACGCGACGCCTGGCGATAGACCGTTGGGGACGACGCGAAGGCGCGCGTCGACGCCGGCCATCGCCAGTTGCGCACGCAGCGGTTCGGATACGGCGATGACGCGGTCGGCGCTCCTGAGCGCGGAAAGGTCCGCTGCGAGATAGGCGCGCATGCGCATGCCCTTCCAGCCGGGATACGGTTCGCGGTGGCCGTGCACCGTGGCGACGCGCGCAAAACGCGCGCGTTCGGCGGCGCGCCAGGCGTAGATGTCGGCGAGGTAGCCGTGCGTGTGAAGGATGGCGCCCGTGGCAAGCGCCAACTCGGCGATTTCGCGAATCGGCCGGCGGTCGAACTTGTGACGGCGGCGAACCGATTCGTGCGGGATGCCGAGCGCTTCCAGGCGCGCGGAAAGCTCGCCGTCGGCGAACGTGACGACGCGCACATCGACGCCGCGGTCACGGAGGGCGGGCGCGAGCGCGAGGATATGCGCCTCGATCCCGGCAAAGATCGCGCCTTCGGCGAGCTGGATGACGCGCATGCCCGGCGCCGCGCGGGCGTCAGTCCTTTCGGATGAGCCGCTGGAACCCGCCCGCGAGGATCTCGGGGAAGTTCGGCAGGCCGATGTTGTTCGATTGCACAAGAACCTCGACGTCGAAGCTCGACATGCGGTCCATCGAGGAGGACAAATCGACAAGGCGTTTGGCGAGCCCCAGCGCGTGCGCGGGACGTTCGACAAGCCGCGCGGCGAAAGTCGATACGGCGTCGGCCAGACCGCCCTCGGGCGCGACGGCGGTGACCATCCCCCAGGCAAGCGCGGTGTCGGGGTCGATTGCGTCGCCAAGCATGACCGCCTCTTTCGCGCGCGCGGCGCCGACCAGGCGCGTCAGGCGCGTCGTGCCGCCGCAGTCGGGCACGAGACCCAGGTAGATTTCCGGCAGAGACATCCGCGTGCCGGCCTCGACGATTCGGAAATCGCACGCCAGCGCGAGTTCGAGGCCAAGGCCGATCGCGTATCGGTGCAGTGCGGCGATGACGGGTTTTTCGACCGTTTCGATGCGGTTCATCGTCGCCTGAATCGTCCTCGCCATCTCGCGCAGGGCGGGTCCGCGCATGGCCTCGTCGGAGGCGCCAAGGCCCGCGAGCCACGCCGCGTCGATGCCCGCGGAAAAACCGGCGCCCGCGCCGTCGATGACGATGACGCGCACGTCCGGATCGAGCGCCCAGGCGTCCACGGCGCTCGCGACGCCCGCGATCACCTCGGCGTTGATCGCGTTGCGCTTGTCGGGGCGGTTCAGCGTGATGCGCCCGACCGGTCCCTCGATCGTTCGCGTGACGGCTTCGCTCATGACGGCTCCGGGATGGCGATGGAAAATCGGATCGCCATGTTAAGGCGAGGGCGCGAGCGGCACAACGCCGGCCGCGCGCATGCGCCCCGCGAACAGACCGAAGCGGTCGCCGCCGCGCCGGCCGCGAAGCGCCGTTTCGATGGCGCGGCTGCTGCCGACGACGACGACGCGGTCGCGCGCTCGCGTCACGGCGGTGTAGACGATTTGCCGGTTCAGCATGATGACGTGCTGCATCGACAGCGAGATGACGACGGCCGGGTACTCCGAGCCCTGCGACTTGTGAACGCTGACCGCGTATGCCAGCACCAGGTCGCCAAGCTGCGCGCGCGACACGGGAACGATGCGTCCGTCGAAATCGACCTTCACGCTTTCGCCTTGCGGATCGACCGAGGCGATTTGACCGATATCGCCGTTGAAGATTTCGCGGTCGTAATCGTTGGCGGTCTGCATCACGCGGTCGCGCACCCGGAACGTGTAGGGGCCGCGTTCGATCGACGGGCCGACGGGGTTCAACGCGCGTTGAAGCTCCTCGTTCAGGCGCGAAACGCCGGCCGCGCCGCGATGCATCGGCGCCAGGACGAGGATATCGCGGAACGGATCGAGTCCGAACGATTTGGGCAGCCGCTCGGCGACGACCTTGACGATCGTGGCGAGCGCGCTCTCGGGCGAGCCGCGTTCGAGAAAATGAAAGTCCGCGTTCGGATCATCGACAAGGCGCGGCATACGTCCTTCGAGAATGCCGAGCGCGTTCTCGATGATGAGGCTCTGTTCCTTTTGCCGGAACACCTCCGTCAAACGCACGACCGGAAACCGTTCGCAGCGCACCAGGTCCGCCAGAACATTGCCGGGGCCGACGGAGGCGAGCTGATCCGCGTCGCCCACGAGAACGAGGTGCGTGTGCGGCGCGATCGACGCGGTGATCGTGGCGAGCATCGGCAGATCGAGCATGCTCACCTCGTCGATCACAAGCACGTCAACGTCCACCCGCGCGCCGGCCTTGACGCGCGCGCCCGGGCGGAGCTGAAAGAGGCGATGGATCGTCGCGGCGGGACGGCCCGAGGTCTCCGAAAGGCGCTTGGCGGCGCGGCCCGTCGGCGCGGCGAGCACGCCTTCGCCCTTGAGCACATCGAGCACGTCGAGGATCGCGCGGACGATGGTCGTCTTTCCGGTGCCCGGCCCGCCGGTGATGACGAGAACCTTTTGCGTGCACGCGGCGACGACCGCGTCGGCCTGGCGTTTCGTGAGGTCGTACCCCTGCTTCGCGAGCCACGCGATCGCGCGATCCCGGTCGAAGGCGCGAAGGCGCGAGGGAGCGGATTCGAGGGCGCAGAGGCCGCGCACCGCGTCGACCTCCGCGTCGCGCAAGGACGGCGCGAACGCGAACGCGGGGCGCTCGCCCGTCGCCGGCTCGATGACGACAAGACCGCGCTCGACGAGCATCTCGCGCACGGATTCGACGCGATCGGGCGGCGTTTCGAGAAGGCGCGCGGCCCGTTCGAGCAGGCGCGGCCAGGGGTATCCCGCGTGGCCCTCGTCGATCGTTTCGCGCAGCGTGTGCACGACGCCCGCGGCCAGGCGTTCGGGCGCGTCGCGTCCGACGGAAAGCGCCTGGGCGATGCGATCCGCGGTCGCGAAACCAATGCCCTTGACGGTCAGGGCCAGTTCGTAGGGTTTTTGCCGGATCACCTCGGCCGCCCGATCGCCGAACTCGCCGATGACAAGCCGCGCGATGTTGGGCGCAAGGCCGACGCTCTGCAGGAAGACGACGATCTCGCCATAACGCCGGCGCGTCTTCCAGGCGTCGGCGATGGCTTTCGCGCGCTTGGCGGTGACGCCCCGGGCCTCGGCGAGGCGATGCGGCTCGTGATCGAGGATGTGGATCGTATCGACGCCAAAATGGTCGACAAGACCCTGGGCCGTCTTGACGCCGACGCCCTTGATGACGCCGGAGGCGAGATATTTGCGCACGCCAAGCGCGGTTTCGGGAAGGCGGAATCGAAAGGAGCGCGCGGTGAACTGGCGCCCGCGCCTGGTTTGCTCCCACGCGCCGCTGACCTCGATACGCTCGCCCGCGGCGATCCCCGCGAGCGGACCGGCCGTGACGGCGTCATCCGGCGCGTTGTCGCGCCTGATGGCGAGAACGGCGAATCCGGAATCCTCGTTTTCGAAAATGACCCTGGAAACCGTGCCGGAGAGGGTTTCGCCGTTTGCGGGCGCCGCGGCGTCCGTGATCGGAAAGAGACCCGGCGTCGAATCAGGCGTCATAATTCGACTTGCGCTTGTCCTCGAGAAGATCGAGCGCGGCGCGGCGGATCTCCATGTGAAGTGAAGGATCGTCCCTGATGTCGAGCAGATCCTTGCGCAGAAGCTGAGGC
This genomic window contains:
- a CDS encoding glycosyltransferase family 4 protein encodes the protein MRVIQLAEGAIFAGIEAHILALAPALRDRGVDVRVVTFADGELSARLEALGIPHESVRRRHKFDRRPIREIAELALATGAILHTHGYLADIYAWRAAERARFARVATVHGHREPYPGWKGMRMRAYLAADLSALRSADRVIAVSEPLRAQLAMAGVDARLRVVPNGLSPGVASAADIETIRAQLTAPGVTNVIGYVGRFDPVKAPMRFLEIAANILAERGDVRFAMAGEGPLLAACRERAREMNIDRAVTFLGFRKDIDAVLGAFDILLMPSDSEGVPQALLAAMRDRVAPVCSRVGGIPAILDGAESCLAAPETAALTERVFAMLDAARREPVVSALKTRFEEHYTAAAMARAVHDVYIEASG
- a CDS encoding enoyl-CoA hydratase/isomerase family protein, with the protein product MSEAVTRTIEGPVGRITLNRPDKRNAINAEVIAGVASAVDAWALDPDVRVIVIDGAGAGFSAGIDAAWLAGLGASDEAMRGPALREMARTIQATMNRIETVEKPVIAALHRYAIGLGLELALACDFRIVEAGTRMSLPEIYLGLVPDCGGTTRLTRLVGAARAKEAVMLGDAIDPDTALAWGMVTAVAPEGGLADAVSTFAARLVERPAHALGLAKRLVDLSSSMDRMSSFDVEVLVQSNNIGLPNFPEILAGGFQRLIRKD
- a CDS encoding ATP-dependent RecD-like DNA helicase gives rise to the protein MTPDSTPGLFPITDAAAPANGETLSGTVSRVIFENEDSGFAVLAIRRDNAPDDAVTAGPLAGIAAGERIEVSGAWEQTRRGRQFTARSFRFRLPETALGVRKYLASGVIKGVGVKTAQGLVDHFGVDTIHILDHEPHRLAEARGVTAKRAKAIADAWKTRRRYGEIVVFLQSVGLAPNIARLVIGEFGDRAAEVIRQKPYELALTVKGIGFATADRIAQALSVGRDAPERLAAGVVHTLRETIDEGHAGYPWPRLLERAARLLETPPDRVESVREMLVERGLVVIEPATGERPAFAFAPSLRDAEVDAVRGLCALESAPSRLRAFDRDRAIAWLAKQGYDLTKRQADAVVAACTQKVLVITGGPGTGKTTIVRAILDVLDVLKGEGVLAAPTGRAAKRLSETSGRPAATIHRLFQLRPGARVKAGARVDVDVLVIDEVSMLDLPMLATITASIAPHTHLVLVGDADQLASVGPGNVLADLVRCERFPVVRLTEVFRQKEQSLIIENALGILEGRMPRLVDDPNADFHFLERGSPESALATIVKVVAERLPKSFGLDPFRDILVLAPMHRGAAGVSRLNEELQRALNPVGPSIERGPYTFRVRDRVMQTANDYDREIFNGDIGQIASVDPQGESVKVDFDGRIVPVSRAQLGDLVLAYAVSVHKSQGSEYPAVVISLSMQHVIMLNRQIVYTAVTRARDRVVVVGSSRAIETALRGRRGGDRFGLFAGRMRAAGVVPLAPSP